A single window of Pseudarthrobacter defluvii DNA harbors:
- a CDS encoding metallopeptidase family protein: MPANLPPGLPIIPDGPHEPSGFTMSPDEFEAAVHDALDSIPDQLARAMDNVAVFIDDDYVPGPGEDPGTVLLGLYEGVPLTERDSWWDAGSLPDRITIFREPILAICASREDVIHEVAVTVVHEIAHHFGISDDRLHELGWG, encoded by the coding sequence ATGCCAGCCAACCTGCCACCGGGCCTGCCGATCATTCCCGACGGCCCGCACGAGCCCTCCGGTTTTACCATGTCGCCCGATGAGTTCGAGGCCGCCGTGCACGACGCCCTGGACAGCATTCCCGACCAGCTGGCCCGCGCCATGGACAACGTGGCGGTATTCATTGATGACGATTACGTGCCGGGGCCCGGGGAGGATCCCGGGACCGTGCTGCTGGGGCTGTACGAAGGGGTTCCGCTGACGGAACGCGATTCATGGTGGGACGCCGGTTCCCTTCCGGACCGGATCACCATTTTCCGCGAACCCATCCTGGCGATCTGCGCCTCCCGGGAGGACGTGATCCACGAAGTGGCCGTGACCGTGGTCCACGAAATCGCCCACCACTTCGGCATATCCGATGACCGGCTGCACGAGCTGGGCTGGGGCTAG
- a CDS encoding cation diffusion facilitator family transporter, which yields MGHDHSHGITATRRHRKRLVAVLGITLGVVVIQIVGAVLSGSLSLLADAGHMLSDAAGVTIALLAAWIAGRPASEQRTYGYQRAEVLAALANALILIVISVVIFTEAVRRFGAPPEVQTDIMLFAAVVGAVANLVSLLVLRTAQDQSLNIRGAYLEVLGDLLGSVAVIIAAVVIMMTGFQAADTIASVLIALMILPRAWSLLRDVVDVLLEASPKGVEVQMIREHILSVAGVTDVHDIHIWTITSGVPVFSAHVVVEDGVLNARGADQLLDKLITCLGSHFDTDHCTFQLEPASHSEHEEHQHA from the coding sequence ATGGGACACGATCACAGCCACGGGATCACCGCCACGCGGCGGCACCGGAAACGCCTTGTGGCCGTCCTGGGGATCACCCTTGGGGTGGTGGTCATCCAGATCGTGGGGGCCGTGCTGTCCGGATCGCTCTCCCTGCTGGCGGACGCCGGGCACATGCTCTCCGATGCTGCCGGCGTCACCATCGCCCTGCTGGCCGCCTGGATCGCAGGCCGCCCCGCGAGCGAACAGCGGACCTACGGCTACCAGCGTGCGGAGGTTCTGGCGGCCCTTGCCAATGCGCTGATCCTGATCGTGATCTCCGTGGTCATCTTCACCGAGGCGGTCCGGCGGTTTGGGGCGCCCCCGGAAGTGCAGACGGACATCATGCTGTTTGCCGCCGTCGTGGGCGCCGTGGCCAACCTGGTGTCGCTGTTGGTCCTCCGCACGGCGCAGGACCAGAGCCTGAACATCCGCGGCGCGTACCTGGAAGTGCTGGGTGACCTCCTGGGCTCAGTGGCCGTCATCATTGCAGCCGTGGTGATCATGATGACCGGTTTCCAAGCGGCGGACACCATTGCCTCCGTCCTCATCGCGCTGATGATCCTCCCCCGGGCCTGGAGCCTGCTGCGTGACGTGGTGGACGTCCTGCTGGAGGCCAGCCCGAAAGGCGTGGAGGTGCAGATGATCCGCGAGCACATCCTTTCGGTGGCCGGCGTAACCGACGTCCACGACATCCACATCTGGACCATCACCTCAGGCGTCCCGGTGTTCTCCGCGCACGTGGTGGTGGAAGACGGAGTGCTCAATGCGCGGGGCGCCGACCAGCTGCTGGACAAGCTCATCACGTGCCTGGGCTCGCATTTCGATACGGACCATTGCACCTTCCAATTGGAGCCTGCCAGCCATTCCGAACACGAGGAACACCAACACGCCTGA